The DNA region CTGTTCGCAAAGCCCTTGGCCTGGCGAGTGCTGGACTCGCTCATTGCCGTCATGATGATAGGCTTGGCGACAATGTTGCTCGTTTCCAGTTGAGCCGATTTAGCCGTTGATCTTCTTCACCAAGGCCGCAATTTTAGCGTTTCCCGGTGCCACATTGATTTCAAAGTGCATTTCGTCTTTGCGTCCGTTGTAATCGCCACCCCAACGCACCACGCCATTGCAATCGGCAATGATTTTGTGGATTGCTTTGACCTGCGCGGCGCGAAACGTGCCTGCTTTGCCCAGCGGGTGCTGCGGCGCATTGCAATCAATGGCAGTTCCGCTGGCGTGGTTAGACAGGTCAGTGCTGCCGCTAATGTCCCGGTAAGCGAATCCCCAACAGGTGCCTTTGACCAGCTTTTCAACTTCGCTGTTGAATCGCTTAGCTACGTACCCCAGGATCGTGCGCACATCCCCTTTGCGGACGCCGGGCGCAAAGCTCGCTGCGCCAACCGTCAAAGTAGCAATGGGAGTGTCCTTAGCAGCAGACCAGCCGTTTTGCGATGTTGCAGCAAGTGCTGGCGCTGCTGCGGACACGCCAAGGCCAGCAGCAGCCACGATTACTGCGACGCCACGAACGGCAGTTCGGCGACTAATCAGCACAGTGCGGGTATTCGGAAGTTCAGATTCTTGGTGCACGGAAGTGCCTTTCTTCGGTTGATCCCCCAACCATCGGCAGCATAAATCTGCCCGAAGAATCTCACCGCCGTCAAGAGCGAACAGCGTGTCGCTAAATGTTCCCGGCAAACTCCCCGGAATGACCCTAGAGACTGACGATAATTGTCTTATTGCCAACCTGTCGAGCTTTAGCAGCGTCCAGCAATGGCTTGACCAGAACGTTCAGTGGCTCCATCGAGCTATCCACCTCGACAACCACTGGGTGCTGATAGGCCAGCAAGGCGACCAAATCCCGCACCGCTGCTGCGGCGTCGTCGTCCGTCAACTCTGGCTCCCACCCCAGCAAAACGTCAGCGGCCGGATCATCAGCCGTGTCGCTCAGCGGATGAGGCCCAAAACTCACGCCGAAAGCTCTCAGCTTGCCTTTTTTACTCGGCTTTGCCGCGCCGCCAAAAGCACTCTCCGGCTCGGCCCTGAGCACGATAGCCCCCTGAGCTCCAGTTGAATCAGCGAGGAAGTACGCCTGGACTGTTCCAGGGCTAAGTGGCC from Renibacterium salmoninarum ATCC 33209 includes:
- a CDS encoding M15 family metallopeptidase; the protein is MHQESELPNTRTVLISRRTAVRGVAVIVAAAGLGVSAAAPALAATSQNGWSAAKDTPIATLTVGAASFAPGVRKGDVRTILGYVAKRFNSEVEKLVKGTCWGFAYRDISGSTDLSNHASGTAIDCNAPQHPLGKAGTFRAAQVKAIHKIIADCNGVVRWGGDYNGRKDEMHFEINVAPGNAKIAALVKKING